A window of Prolixibacter sp. SD074 contains these coding sequences:
- a CDS encoding cation transporter dimerization domain-containing protein — protein sequence MAKEGGGHHTELTWHIKLPPEMTLDEAHHICSVIEESIEKELGIMTTIHPEALPMPNDD from the coding sequence TTGGCTAAGGAGGGAGGGGGCCATCACACCGAATTGACCTGGCACATCAAACTGCCGCCGGAGATGACGCTCGATGAGGCGCATCACATTTGTTCTGTCATTGAAGAATCAATTGAAAAAGAACTGGGCATCATGACGACGATCCATCCGGAAGCCCTCCCCATGCCGAACGACGATTAA
- a CDS encoding GDP-mannose 4,6-dehydratase, giving the protein MQTVLVTGCAGFIGSHLSESLLSKGFRVLGIDNFDPFYKRSIKGRNLAHFLGHPSFSFAELDLAEKDKLATFLSGKKIDLIVHLAGKAGVRPSIDDPAGYTRANITATQNILDIMKEKGIRKMAFASSSSVYGNCPEIPFREDMDVSHPVSPYAFTKKSCELINYTYHYLYQLDILNMRFFTVFGPRQRPDLAIYKFTRLLRNNEPIPMFGDGGTARDYTFVTDTVAGIESAIDYLLEHENVYDTVNLGNNQPVLLRDMIQTIADEAGVEPVVNQLPMQDGDVNITYADISRAKQLLGYQPKTPFREGIKQFLAWYDEVHPD; this is encoded by the coding sequence ATGCAAACTGTTTTAGTGACCGGATGTGCCGGATTTATCGGTTCACATCTCAGTGAAAGCCTTTTGAGTAAAGGATTTAGGGTTCTTGGAATTGATAATTTTGATCCCTTTTACAAACGTTCGATAAAAGGGCGGAACCTGGCCCATTTCCTGGGGCATCCCTCTTTTTCATTTGCTGAATTGGATCTTGCCGAAAAGGATAAGCTGGCTACTTTTTTATCCGGTAAGAAAATTGATCTGATTGTTCATCTGGCTGGGAAAGCTGGTGTACGTCCGTCGATTGATGATCCGGCGGGATACACTCGGGCCAATATTACGGCGACACAAAATATCCTGGATATCATGAAGGAGAAAGGTATCCGGAAAATGGCATTTGCCTCATCGTCGTCGGTTTACGGAAATTGTCCGGAGATTCCTTTCCGGGAAGATATGGACGTTTCTCATCCCGTTTCGCCGTATGCTTTTACCAAGAAGAGTTGTGAGCTAATCAATTATACCTACCATTATCTCTATCAGTTGGATATTCTGAATATGCGCTTCTTTACCGTATTTGGTCCGCGACAGCGCCCCGATTTGGCTATCTACAAGTTTACCCGCTTGCTCCGGAACAACGAGCCCATTCCTATGTTTGGTGATGGAGGGACAGCGCGCGATTACACGTTTGTGACCGATACGGTTGCCGGTATCGAGTCGGCAATTGATTATTTGCTGGAACATGAGAATGTTTACGATACGGTGAATCTGGGGAATAACCAGCCGGTGCTGTTGCGCGATATGATTCAGACGATCGCTGACGAAGCAGGTGTCGAACCCGTCGTCAACCAATTGCCAATGCAGGATGGAGACGTAAATATTACGTATGCCGATATCTCCAGGGCAAAACAGTTGTTGGGCTACCAGCCAAAAACGCCTTTCCGGGAAGGGATTAAACAATTCCTCGCCTGGTATGATGAGGTTCATCCTGACTAA
- a CDS encoding glycosyltransferase family 39 protein, with amino-acid sequence MSRENRQLLALLVITFFAFMIHNGVLDANIMEARNLVTAREILQHHNWLAPTMNGELRLEKPPLPTWIAAIMMQLFGQDSLAILRIPAALSAMLLVFFLFKLTKELTRDEYLPLLAGGTVATSFYIFFMARTITWDIFCHSFMLGAIWMLYRGWNRKGQAWKEFTWAGVLMGLSFLSKGPVSFFALLLPFLIAFFVSYGFSGVKLQWKPLMIALGILLAFSTWWPLYIYFQHPEFSAYVAEKESAAWMNRSVHPWYHYWSFPVQSGIWALPAAAAVIIPYARKKIGQFGNYKFLALWVWAAVILLSSFPEKKERYLMPVLIPLALITAYYFRYLIHAFKEKEYTKADSILYSIQGYLVGVVCFVLPLAVMYHNYQFHDGLSIGLQIIILLVFWAIGGYIVKSTYRKKAFRLWSGTVVMTLAFCLLVIPSARNFFQKNPDYRSYNDLRHMEKVRNMPFYFNGPVPGKFIQVVWSSGHLIQYWDTSNATGTPVATPLVVMTHEPPQEVFNESFRDKYDFEELGHYDLDMKKKDGIKIFSNYVTIVRMKQKMP; translated from the coding sequence ATGAGCAGAGAGAACCGTCAACTTTTAGCATTGCTGGTGATTACCTTTTTCGCCTTCATGATTCATAACGGCGTTCTGGATGCCAACATCATGGAGGCCCGGAATCTGGTAACAGCCCGCGAAATTTTGCAACACCATAACTGGCTGGCGCCAACTATGAATGGTGAATTGCGATTGGAAAAACCGCCTTTGCCAACCTGGATTGCCGCCATTATGATGCAGCTTTTCGGGCAGGACAGCCTGGCAATTTTGCGTATTCCCGCCGCCCTTTCGGCGATGTTGCTGGTGTTTTTCCTTTTCAAATTAACAAAAGAACTGACACGCGACGAGTACCTTCCTTTGCTGGCTGGTGGAACGGTTGCAACCAGTTTTTACATATTTTTCATGGCCCGGACGATAACCTGGGACATTTTCTGTCACAGTTTTATGCTGGGTGCCATTTGGATGCTTTACCGCGGCTGGAACCGGAAGGGACAGGCCTGGAAAGAGTTTACATGGGCCGGTGTGTTGATGGGGCTATCGTTCCTGAGTAAAGGTCCGGTTTCGTTCTTCGCTTTGCTGTTGCCGTTCCTCATCGCATTTTTTGTTAGTTATGGCTTCAGTGGGGTGAAGTTGCAATGGAAGCCATTAATGATAGCGTTGGGCATTTTGCTGGCTTTCAGCACGTGGTGGCCTTTGTATATCTATTTTCAGCATCCCGAATTTTCTGCCTACGTGGCAGAAAAAGAATCGGCTGCATGGATGAACCGCAGTGTGCATCCGTGGTACCATTACTGGAGTTTCCCGGTGCAATCAGGAATATGGGCATTACCGGCTGCGGCTGCCGTGATTATTCCGTATGCACGGAAAAAAATCGGGCAGTTTGGAAATTACAAGTTTCTGGCCCTGTGGGTTTGGGCAGCAGTGATCCTGCTCTCTTCATTTCCCGAAAAGAAAGAGCGCTACCTGATGCCTGTTCTGATTCCTTTGGCGCTGATAACAGCCTACTATTTCCGTTACCTGATACACGCTTTCAAGGAGAAGGAGTACACGAAGGCCGATAGTATATTGTATTCCATTCAGGGTTACCTTGTTGGAGTGGTGTGCTTCGTACTACCATTGGCCGTAATGTATCATAATTACCAGTTTCATGATGGCTTGTCAATTGGATTGCAGATAATCATATTGCTTGTTTTCTGGGCTATTGGTGGATATATTGTGAAGAGTACCTACCGGAAAAAAGCCTTCCGGCTGTGGAGTGGAACGGTTGTGATGACGCTCGCTTTTTGTTTGCTGGTGATTCCCTCGGCGCGCAATTTCTTTCAAAAGAACCCGGACTACCGGTCATATAACGATCTGCGCCACATGGAGAAAGTGCGGAACATGCCTTTTTATTTCAATGGTCCAGTGCCCGGAAAATTTATTCAGGTGGTCTGGAGTAGCGGGCATTTGATTCAATACTGGGATACTTCAAACGCGACAGGAACTCCGGTTGCTACGCCATTGGTGGTAATGACACACGAGCCTCCGCAGGAGGTTTTCAACGAAAGTTTCCGGGACAAGTACGATTTTGAGGAGTTGGGACACTACGATCTCGACATGAAGAAAAAAGATGGGATTAAAATATTTTCGAATTATGTAACCATCGTTCGGATGAAACAAAAAATGCCGTAA
- a CDS encoding lipid-A-disaccharide synthase N-terminal domain-containing protein, with amino-acid sequence MGDNFLIYGVGFLAQILFSGRMIIQWFRSEKAGKPLSPTIFWQLSLFASMLLFVYGVLRKDFAIVLGQLLVYFIYIRNLQLKNRWRTIPLILRWIFYILPAFSLGYLFSGAPNNIHEILGNENVSFGLLIWGSAGQLIFTFRFVYQWIDSERQNESVLSNTFWIISLAGSLMIFSYAIFRLDPVLFLGQLTGAFVYSRNLLLGLNHPGFLSPVIRKIAARLKKRS; translated from the coding sequence ATGGGAGATAATTTTTTGATATATGGCGTAGGTTTTCTCGCCCAGATACTTTTCTCCGGACGGATGATAATTCAATGGTTTCGCTCCGAAAAAGCGGGCAAACCGTTGTCTCCTACCATTTTCTGGCAGCTAAGCCTTTTTGCTTCCATGTTGCTGTTTGTCTACGGGGTGCTGCGAAAAGATTTTGCGATAGTGCTTGGTCAGTTGCTGGTCTATTTTATTTATATCCGGAATTTGCAATTGAAGAACCGGTGGAGAACTATCCCATTGATTCTGAGATGGATATTTTATATCTTGCCGGCATTCAGCCTGGGGTATCTTTTTTCCGGGGCACCGAATAACATCCATGAAATACTGGGAAACGAAAATGTGTCATTCGGACTCTTGATTTGGGGGAGCGCCGGACAACTGATTTTTACTTTCCGGTTTGTTTACCAGTGGATTGACTCAGAAAGGCAGAACGAGTCGGTATTATCCAATACTTTCTGGATTATCAGTCTGGCGGGTTCGTTGATGATATTCAGCTATGCCATTTTTCGCCTCGACCCGGTTTTGTTCCTGGGGCAGTTGACCGGAGCATTTGTCTATTCTCGTAATTTATTGCTGGGATTGAACCATCCCGGATTTTTAAGTCCTGTCATCAGGAAAATAGCCGCACGATTAAAGAAACGATCATGA
- a CDS encoding glycosyltransferase: MKQDNILTVVVPVYNEESNMDRLEKELSAFVETSSVPSCILFVNDGSTDASQQKLEAMCGRHEAFSFIQFRQNCGLSAAIKAGINQAETPLVGYIDADLQTTPEDFNKLLPFANDYALVTGIRVNRKDSFVKKLSSKLANSIRRSITHDGASDTGCPLKIMQTPVARKIPFFGGMHRFLPALIQLEGGSVKEVPVRHFPRVAGESKFHLWNRLGGPLKDLFAYRWMKNRYIRYEIKKRG; encoded by the coding sequence ATGAAGCAAGACAATATTCTGACCGTCGTCGTCCCCGTTTATAACGAGGAAAGCAATATGGACCGGCTGGAAAAAGAACTTTCTGCATTTGTGGAAACTTCGTCCGTGCCGTCGTGCATATTATTTGTCAACGATGGTTCAACCGATGCCAGTCAGCAAAAGCTGGAAGCAATGTGTGGACGGCACGAGGCGTTCTCATTTATTCAGTTCCGTCAAAACTGCGGACTTAGCGCGGCAATCAAAGCCGGTATCAATCAGGCGGAAACACCGTTGGTCGGTTATATCGATGCCGATTTGCAAACCACACCGGAAGACTTTAACAAACTACTGCCATTTGCCAACGATTATGCCCTGGTAACCGGAATACGCGTTAACCGGAAAGACAGCTTTGTGAAGAAACTGTCGTCGAAGCTGGCTAATAGTATCCGCCGTTCCATTACGCACGACGGCGCTTCTGATACCGGCTGCCCGCTGAAAATTATGCAAACGCCGGTTGCCCGGAAGATTCCGTTTTTCGGTGGAATGCACCGTTTTCTGCCGGCATTGATTCAGCTGGAAGGGGGAAGCGTGAAAGAAGTACCGGTCCGTCATTTTCCGAGGGTTGCCGGCGAGTCGAAATTTCATTTGTGGAACCGCCTGGGAGGCCCCTTGAAAGATCTGTTTGCCTACCGCTGGATGAAAAACCGTTACATCCGTTACGAAATTAAGAAGCGCGGTTGA
- the lepA gene encoding translation elongation factor 4 translates to MNNIRNFCIIAHIDHGKSTLADRLLEMTETVSHRDMKQQVLDDMDLEKERGITIKSHAIQMNYLQDGQKYILNLIDTPGHVDFSYEVSRSIAACEGALLIIDSTQGIQAQTISNLYLALEHDLEIIPVMNKMDLPNAMPEVVEDQIVDLLGCKQEDIIRASGKTGEGVAEILNRIVKDVPAPVGEPDAPLQCLIFDSVFNSFRGVIAYFKVNNGTIHTNDLVKFVATGKQYQADEIGVLKLKMDPRKELSAGDVGYIISGIKTAREVKVGDTITHVKNPCEKAIEGFEEVKPMVFAGIYPIDTDDYEDLRAAMEKLQLNDASLTFQPESSAALGFGFRCGFLGLLHMEIVQERLDREFDMNVITTVPNVSYRIYTKSGEELEVYNPSGMPEATLVEDIEEPFIRAQIICKSDFIGPIMTLCLEKRGILKKQDYLTADRAEMTFDMPLGEIVFDFYDKLKSISKGYASFDYHIIGYQSARLVKLDILLNGEPVDALSTLIHFDNAYNFGRRICEKLKELIPRQQFDVAIQAAIGAKIIARETVKAVRKDVTAKCYGGDISRKRKLLEKQKKGKKRMKQVGNVEVPQKAFLAVLKLD, encoded by the coding sequence ATGAATAACATCAGGAACTTTTGTATTATTGCCCACATTGACCACGGTAAAAGCACATTAGCCGATCGTCTCCTGGAAATGACTGAAACGGTCAGCCATCGGGATATGAAACAGCAAGTGCTCGATGACATGGATTTGGAGAAGGAAAGGGGAATTACCATTAAGAGCCATGCCATCCAGATGAATTATCTGCAGGACGGACAAAAATACATCCTCAACCTGATTGATACTCCCGGGCACGTTGACTTCTCTTACGAAGTTTCACGTTCCATCGCCGCCTGCGAAGGAGCCTTGCTGATTATTGATTCTACCCAGGGAATTCAGGCACAAACCATCTCGAACCTGTACCTCGCATTGGAGCACGATCTGGAAATCATTCCGGTGATGAACAAGATGGACCTGCCGAATGCGATGCCGGAAGTAGTGGAAGATCAGATTGTCGATTTGCTCGGATGCAAGCAGGAAGATATTATCCGCGCTTCAGGAAAAACAGGAGAAGGCGTTGCCGAAATCCTTAATCGTATTGTAAAAGATGTTCCAGCGCCGGTAGGCGAGCCGGATGCTCCACTTCAGTGCCTGATTTTCGACTCGGTTTTCAACTCCTTCCGCGGGGTTATTGCCTATTTCAAGGTGAACAATGGGACCATTCACACCAATGATCTGGTGAAGTTTGTGGCCACCGGCAAACAGTATCAGGCTGATGAAATCGGGGTACTGAAGCTGAAGATGGACCCGCGCAAAGAGCTAAGTGCCGGTGATGTAGGCTACATCATATCGGGAATAAAAACAGCACGTGAAGTAAAAGTAGGTGATACCATTACCCATGTGAAGAATCCGTGTGAAAAAGCCATTGAGGGATTTGAGGAAGTGAAACCGATGGTTTTTGCCGGCATTTACCCGATTGATACTGATGACTACGAGGATCTGCGTGCTGCCATGGAAAAGCTGCAGTTAAACGATGCATCGCTCACATTTCAACCGGAATCGTCAGCAGCGTTGGGATTTGGTTTCCGATGCGGATTCCTGGGCCTTCTTCATATGGAAATTGTACAGGAACGCCTCGACCGGGAATTCGACATGAATGTGATTACCACGGTACCCAATGTATCGTACCGGATTTACACCAAAAGCGGGGAAGAATTGGAAGTTTATAATCCATCCGGGATGCCTGAGGCAACCTTGGTTGAAGATATTGAAGAGCCTTTTATCCGGGCACAAATTATTTGCAAGTCCGATTTCATCGGTCCGATCATGACCCTCTGTCTGGAAAAGCGTGGGATTCTGAAAAAACAGGATTACCTGACCGCCGACCGGGCCGAAATGACTTTCGATATGCCTTTGGGGGAAATCGTTTTTGACTTTTACGATAAGTTGAAAAGCATTTCGAAGGGATATGCTTCATTCGATTATCACATTATCGGCTACCAATCAGCCAGGCTGGTGAAACTGGATATTTTGCTCAACGGTGAACCGGTAGATGCTTTATCAACGCTTATCCACTTCGACAATGCATACAATTTTGGGCGGCGCATTTGCGAAAAGCTGAAAGAACTAATTCCTCGTCAACAGTTTGATGTAGCCATCCAGGCCGCCATTGGCGCCAAAATTATCGCCAGGGAAACAGTTAAGGCCGTACGCAAGGATGTAACCGCCAAATGTTATGGCGGCGATATTTCGCGTAAGCGAAAACTGTTGGAAAAGCAAAAGAAAGGGAAGAAGCGGATGAAGCAGGTCGGTAATGTGGAAGTACCACAGAAAGCCTTCCTTGCCGTTCTGAAACTCGATTAA
- a CDS encoding response regulator transcription factor: protein MEKKTRILLAEDDENLGLLLKEYLIAKGFDTELYPDGEAAYQGFMKSQFNLCILDVMMPKKDGFSLARDVRMVNTDIPVIFLTAKNMKEDVLEGFKLGADDYLTKPFSMEELIFRIEAILRRTEGEGQEGNQEVFKLGKYTFDSQKQTLTDGKEMQKLTTKESELLRLLCVNVNKVLERNFALKTIWVDDNYFNARSMDVYITKLRKHLKNDPDVEIINVHGKGYKLIV, encoded by the coding sequence ATGGAAAAAAAGACTAGAATTCTCTTGGCTGAGGATGACGAAAACCTGGGGCTGTTACTCAAGGAGTACCTCATTGCCAAAGGTTTCGACACAGAGCTTTATCCCGACGGCGAAGCAGCCTATCAGGGATTTATGAAAAGCCAGTTCAACCTCTGTATCCTCGATGTGATGATGCCCAAGAAAGACGGCTTTTCGCTGGCGAGAGATGTCCGTATGGTAAACACCGATATTCCGGTGATCTTCCTTACGGCGAAAAACATGAAAGAGGATGTGCTGGAAGGTTTTAAACTAGGTGCCGATGATTATCTCACCAAGCCTTTTAGCATGGAGGAATTGATTTTCCGCATCGAGGCGATCCTCCGTCGAACCGAAGGAGAAGGGCAGGAAGGAAACCAGGAGGTTTTCAAATTAGGAAAGTACACCTTCGATTCGCAGAAGCAAACCCTTACCGATGGTAAAGAAATGCAGAAGTTGACGACGAAGGAGAGTGAACTGTTGCGTTTGCTTTGTGTGAATGTCAACAAGGTGCTGGAGCGTAACTTTGCGTTGAAAACTATTTGGGTAGACGATAATTATTTCAATGCCCGTAGCATGGACGTATATATTACCAAACTACGTAAGCATTTGAAGAACGATCCGGATGTCGAAATTATTAATGTTCATGGTAAGGGGTACAAACTGATTGTGTAA
- a CDS encoding sensor histidine kinase KdpD: MSRKVIYFLSLTMAIAVVALIWLQTMAIKRTSQLKEEHFNLLVNRALEDVVEKLENEEMNLFLFGEDDASTPGGSGFFPNSGALKPLNEKVAKGELSLSFNISGSAAYRSGVKTETKIFFGDSNQVHVQHRSMGSIQFMDNSGQNNSMMQNKFQQSSARQERLIRSMEFNLNRSSIPVNKRIDPDYLKHLLNTELRNSGITLDYQYAVESQISGKSTVLMGSDGFDPGQPTKYRKLLFQNDINVKPNFLTVYFPEQNGFLIQSTGFLVIPSILLTFIIIGIFALTLHIILRQKKVSSIKNDFINNMTHELKTPISTISLASQMLKDTSVAHTPKTIEHVSGVIFDESKRLSYQVEKVLQMAVFNEGRLKLKMTEINLNDVAGSVASNFQIRVTSQQGVLHTKFAAEKPIIKGDEVHITNVLFNLLDNAVKYSTENPEIEFTTENKNGWVVVAVKDKGIGIPREHQKQIFERFYRVPTGNVHNVKGFGLGLSYVKRIIDVHNGQIKVDSALGKGTRFRIYLPVKVQ, encoded by the coding sequence ATGAGCAGAAAGGTGATCTACTTCCTAAGCCTGACAATGGCAATTGCTGTTGTCGCATTAATCTGGCTTCAGACAATGGCTATTAAGCGTACATCACAGCTCAAGGAGGAACACTTTAACCTGTTGGTCAACCGTGCACTGGAAGATGTTGTAGAAAAATTGGAGAACGAGGAAATGAATCTCTTTCTCTTTGGCGAAGACGATGCTTCTACCCCGGGAGGTTCTGGTTTCTTCCCTAATTCGGGTGCGCTTAAGCCACTTAACGAAAAGGTTGCTAAGGGCGAATTGAGCCTTTCGTTTAATATATCTGGTTCTGCGGCGTATCGAAGCGGTGTAAAGACGGAAACGAAGATTTTTTTTGGTGACTCTAATCAGGTACATGTGCAACATCGCAGCATGGGTTCCATTCAATTTATGGATAACTCCGGGCAGAATAACAGCATGATGCAAAACAAATTCCAGCAAAGCTCTGCTCGTCAGGAACGTTTGATTCGATCGATGGAATTTAATTTAAACCGCTCAAGCATTCCTGTCAATAAACGTATCGATCCGGATTATCTAAAACATCTGCTCAATACCGAACTCCGCAACAGTGGAATTACACTCGATTATCAGTATGCTGTTGAGTCGCAGATAAGCGGTAAATCAACGGTGTTGATGGGAAGTGACGGATTCGATCCGGGTCAGCCGACCAAGTACCGGAAACTGCTGTTTCAAAACGATATTAATGTAAAGCCTAATTTTTTGACGGTTTATTTCCCTGAGCAAAACGGATTTCTAATACAATCGACAGGTTTCCTGGTTATTCCGTCTATCTTATTGACATTCATTATTATTGGAATTTTTGCCCTGACATTGCATATTATTCTGAGACAAAAGAAGGTTTCATCGATTAAGAATGACTTTATCAATAATATGACGCACGAACTGAAGACTCCGATTTCTACTATTTCGCTTGCGTCGCAAATGCTAAAAGATACTTCAGTAGCCCATACGCCAAAAACGATTGAACATGTCTCTGGTGTAATTTTTGACGAAAGTAAAAGACTGAGTTATCAGGTAGAAAAGGTTTTACAGATGGCCGTATTCAACGAAGGGCGACTGAAACTCAAAATGACGGAAATAAACCTGAATGATGTGGCTGGCAGTGTGGCCTCCAACTTTCAAATCAGGGTGACCTCGCAACAAGGTGTGTTGCATACAAAGTTTGCTGCCGAAAAACCAATCATAAAAGGTGATGAGGTGCATATTACCAATGTCCTCTTCAATTTGCTGGATAATGCCGTGAAATACAGCACGGAAAATCCGGAAATTGAATTCACCACCGAAAACAAAAATGGTTGGGTAGTGGTTGCAGTAAAAGATAAAGGAATAGGAATTCCACGTGAACATCAGAAACAAATTTTTGAGAGATTCTATCGTGTTCCTACAGGAAATGTTCATAATGTAAAAGGCTTTGGCCTTGGATTGTCGTATGTGAAGCGTATTATCGACGTCCATAATGGCCAGATCAAGGTGGACAGTGCTCTTGGCAAAGGAACCCGTTTCAGGATCTATCTGCCCGTTAAAGTACAATAG
- the rnc gene encoding ribonuclease III: MKQRIKLFSSPGKEFYLFLKSLLGFYPGTLHFYDIAFIHKSASTVDSHGYPVNNERLEYLGDAILGAVVADYLYNRFPHKDEGFLTQLRSRMVNRSFLTKLTFKTGLNRFVQSNTNSANETSHIYGDAFEALIGAVYLDKGYEQTKKFIVKRILTVYVDIHKLEKKDTNYKSQLIEWGQKNKKEVNFKTQDNPGTTGDIPPFVSQVLVEGELFGEGDGYSKKESQQQAAKVALMKIQD; encoded by the coding sequence TTGAAGCAAAGGATAAAACTCTTTTCCTCTCCGGGGAAAGAGTTTTATTTGTTTTTGAAATCATTGCTGGGATTTTACCCGGGGACCCTGCATTTTTACGATATTGCATTTATTCACAAGTCCGCTTCAACAGTCGATTCTCATGGCTATCCGGTTAATAACGAACGCCTCGAATATCTCGGCGATGCCATACTCGGTGCAGTCGTCGCGGATTATCTTTATAATCGTTTCCCTCACAAAGACGAGGGATTTCTCACACAATTGCGTTCCCGGATGGTGAACCGGAGCTTTCTTACCAAACTAACATTTAAAACAGGGCTGAACCGTTTTGTACAGTCGAATACGAACTCAGCTAACGAAACCAGTCACATCTACGGTGACGCCTTTGAGGCGCTCATCGGAGCTGTCTATCTCGACAAAGGTTATGAGCAGACGAAGAAATTCATTGTTAAGCGCATCCTGACGGTTTATGTTGATATCCACAAACTGGAAAAGAAGGATACCAACTATAAGAGCCAGTTGATTGAGTGGGGACAGAAGAATAAAAAAGAGGTGAACTTTAAAACACAGGATAATCCGGGTACCACTGGAGATATACCTCCTTTCGTCTCCCAGGTGCTTGTTGAAGGTGAATTATTCGGAGAGGGCGATGGATATTCCAAAAAAGAATCGCAGCAACAGGCTGCGAAAGTGGCATTGATGAAGATTCAGGATTAA
- the fabF gene encoding beta-ketoacyl-ACP synthase II gives MELKRVVVTGLGTINPLGKNIQEFWEGLSNGVSGAGPITHFDASKFKTQFACELKDFDPNDYLERKEVRKHDMYAQFAYIAANQAVRHSGIDLEKTDRDRVGVIWGAGIGGLDTFYQEVTAFNANTENPRFTPFFIPKMIANMASGNIAMKYGFRGPSITTVTACASATHALIDAASYIRLGKADMFVAGGSESAINPAGVGGFNAMRAISTRNDDPKTASRPFDKDRDGFVMGEGAGALILEEYEHAVRRGATIYAELVGAGMSTDAYHMTAPDPEGGGAALVMERALEDAGLKPEDIDYINVHGTSTGLGDVAESKAILKVFGEHAYKVSVSSTKSMTGHLLGAAGAVESIASIMAMQNSIVPPTINQFELDPEVDPKIDFTFNHAKERQINFALSNTFGFGGHNATVIFKKLS, from the coding sequence ATGGAATTGAAACGAGTTGTTGTTACCGGCTTAGGTACGATCAACCCGCTCGGTAAGAACATCCAGGAATTCTGGGAAGGCCTGAGTAATGGGGTCAGCGGTGCCGGCCCCATTACTCATTTTGATGCCTCCAAATTCAAAACGCAGTTTGCCTGCGAATTAAAGGATTTCGACCCGAATGATTACCTCGAACGCAAAGAGGTACGCAAACATGACATGTATGCGCAGTTTGCTTATATTGCTGCGAATCAGGCTGTTCGTCATTCAGGGATCGACCTGGAAAAAACCGACAGGGATCGGGTAGGTGTAATTTGGGGTGCCGGTATTGGTGGTCTCGATACTTTCTATCAGGAAGTTACTGCCTTTAATGCGAATACGGAAAATCCGAGATTTACGCCCTTTTTTATTCCTAAAATGATTGCCAACATGGCCAGTGGTAATATTGCCATGAAATATGGATTTCGGGGACCCAGCATAACCACCGTTACTGCTTGTGCTTCGGCAACCCACGCATTAATTGATGCAGCAAGTTATATCAGGCTTGGTAAAGCCGATATGTTCGTAGCGGGTGGTTCCGAATCAGCAATCAACCCGGCTGGTGTTGGTGGTTTCAATGCCATGCGTGCCATTTCAACGCGTAATGATGATCCGAAAACGGCATCGCGGCCTTTTGATAAAGACCGCGATGGATTTGTGATGGGTGAAGGTGCGGGAGCACTTATCCTTGAAGAATACGAACATGCTGTTCGCCGCGGAGCAACCATTTATGCTGAATTGGTTGGAGCTGGCATGTCGACCGACGCATACCACATGACTGCACCCGATCCGGAAGGAGGCGGAGCCGCTTTGGTCATGGAACGTGCACTGGAAGATGCCGGTCTGAAACCTGAAGATATCGATTACATTAACGTACACGGTACTTCTACCGGACTGGGAGATGTTGCCGAGTCGAAAGCAATCCTGAAGGTATTTGGTGAGCATGCTTACAAGGTGAGTGTGAGTTCAACCAAATCGATGACAGGTCACTTGCTGGGAGCGGCTGGTGCAGTTGAAAGTATTGCCTCTATTATGGCGATGCAAAACAGTATTGTGCCTCCTACTATTAATCAATTTGAACTGGATCCCGAAGTGGATCCGAAAATTGATTTTACTTTTAATCATGCAAAAGAACGTCAAATTAATTTTGCGCTTAGCAATACATTTGGATTTGGCGGACATAATGCGACTGTAATCTTCAAAAAATTATCATAA
- a CDS encoding acyl carrier protein, with product MSDVSAKVKSIIVDKLGVDESEVTNEASFTNDLGADSLDTVELIMEFEKEFNIAIPDDQAEKIGTVGEAVAYIEENGK from the coding sequence ATGTCTGACGTTTCGGCTAAAGTTAAATCGATCATTGTAGACAAACTTGGTGTTGATGAAAGCGAGGTAACTAACGAAGCTTCCTTCACCAATGACTTGGGTGCTGATTCGCTCGATACTGTAGAGCTGATTATGGAATTCGAGAAAGAATTCAATATTGCCATCCCTGATGATCAAGCTGAAAAAATCGGTACTGTAGGGGAGGCTGTTGCTTACATCGAAGAGAATGGAAAGTAA